In Pseudoalteromonas piratica, the genomic stretch AAACACTCCCCTGTTAATGCAAACACCCTTTAAATAATTAGAGAATTCAGTTTATAACACACTAAGCTGAATTCTCTTTTTCTGATTTATTTACCTATCACTTCAACAAATTCAGCATCAATATTCTTAAGACCGTAATGATGTAGTTTAGAACGCGATCCTTCCCCATGTGCCTTAGGCGGGAAAAACATTTCCTTTAATGGCAAATCATCCAGTAATATCTCATCCAGTGCCGCGCGGATCTCACTTAATGTTTTTTCTAAACTGTTTGAGAAGTTGGGACGTTTACGAATTGTATGTCCAAGCTCAGTCAGTCGATAAAAGTACTTATTCGACAAAACAACCAGTTCTTCGGGTAAATCCTTATTTTGATTAAGTAAAACATCTGGATGCAGCACGCAATATTCAATCAGTGCAGTAAAAAAACATAATGGTTTATTAGCAAGTGGCACACTCGCATGTGTTCGGCTGTTGATCAATAGCTTTTTCTCTAAATCAATGACTAAACGCGCGCGTTCTTCATTATCTTGTTCAACCGTTACAATCTGTTTTGCCGATTTTAATTTATAGCGATAAGCAATTAAAAAGCAAAAGCCGAGTGAAGTCAGTAAAGCCGCTAACGAAAAATAATCCCAAAAGGAAACCCTTTTGACTGAATAAACAAAAGTGATGGTTTTATTCGGGGTTTGAAAAGAGTGCGAAATTAATTGGCGAGAGCTTTGCCATTCATAATCATCAGATTGAATAGCTAACAGTTTGGGCGCAAGTGGCAAATGCGTCATCTTTTCATTGAAGGTATTGATGTATTGTTTAATCGCAAGTGCATTGCCAGCACTACTTTTAGTAATATCTGGCAAAGGTAAACGTATTAAATCTTTAGCAATTCGATTTTCAATTAATACGCTTAAATCTTGCTTTGCTTTATTTATACTGAACAACTTGCTCACACCATAGGTGGTTTGTAACACAACAAAAACAAAACAGGCCAATAGAATTATTTTATTTCGACTAACATTCAACATAACTTTCTACATCTTTAAAATATGGGGACGTTTGTGCTTTGGCATGGCGATGAATTATGCCGTTAATTGCGCATGCTAATTCGGTATTTTGCGTTTCCATTTTAAAATACCAGCGGCTACCACTTACATTGTTACTAATAGGTGTTATGTAATTTTCTAAAAAGCGATTCATATCATCTTGTTTCCAATAGGAAGCAATTAAGTCAACTTTCCCTTCAGCCAAAAGATCCCTTAGTGCACTGTGCGAACTGGCTTGAATAATATTTAAATTTTCAACGTTAATACTTAATTGTTTGAACAGTGTTCTCGGTAAAATGTAGCCCGAACGGCTACTTGGGTAGTCTAATAAACCAATTCGTTTATCAATAAAATACTCTTTTTCAAGTCGTGGTTTTTCATTTAAAGAAATAAAAAACGCTGTGTAATCCGGGTATGAGAGCAGTGTTTTGTAGTTAAAAGTATGTTCACTTTTAAACGCTAACATTAAATTTTCTTTGGTCATTATTAAATCAGCATTGCCACGACCAATAAATTCAAGGGCATCACTCATATCATAGCCCCAATTCAACATCACCTGCCCGAACTGTTTTGTAATTACCGGGTTATTACAGAAGTAAGGAATAAGTTGCGTTGCTAATTGTTCGGTAGGTACATAAATATGAAATACATTTTCATTTTCCGATAACTTAGCATCACATTGCTTGTTGACTTCGATAAATAAAGCAAGTTGCTCTTGATCACTTCTAAATTGGCTTGCACCAAGCACAGCAAAAAGAACAATTAATATACAAAAAAAGGCTGTTATTACCGCTTTTGAAAACAAAAAGTTATATTTCATTTTTATTGTTATGAAGAAGAGCCAAACTAAGTTTACATTTCATCACGTATATTTACTTAATGCAATAGGTAATTTTATTTGATAAACATAACCCCTTGTTTTATAAGTTTTGTTAACAAGTAATTATGAATCCCAATGAGTCCTTTCTATTTTTGCAAAACTCAGGACAATTAGCCTTGTTGATAACAACCATACACAATTAAAAAGATGATTAAGCAGATAAGTTCTTTGTTTATTGTTGCTCTAACTTTAACCACATTTAATGTGACTGCTTGGAGCCAAAACGGACACCGAATTATTGGTAAGATTGCCGAGAACCATTTAACGATCGAAACACGTCGTGCTATCTACCCTTTATTGCAAGGAGATAAACTTGCAGAGGTCACGACTTGGGCGGATGAAATGCGCTCAAACCCTGCTGACTTTTGGAAATATGATTCTCGAAAATGGCACTACATCAACATTTCTTCTGCAGATGAGTTTAAACCTGCTAAATACCGCATTACGCACAATAAAGGCGAAGTCACCGACATTTATTCAGGTATTTTAAAATCAATCGCCGTTCTTGAAAGTCCAAATACATCCCTTGAAAAGAAACAGTTTTACTTTCGATTTTTAACCCACCTTGTTGGCGATATTCACCAACCAATGCATGCAGGCCGAAGTGAAGATTGGGGTGGTAATAAAATTAAAGTTACATTTTTTGGTAAAGAAACTAACTTACACTCACTTTGGGATAAAGGATTGGTTGAAAGTGAAAACCTTTCCTACACTGAATTTGTTGAATTTATTGATACCAAAGACCCAAGAATAATTTCTCGCTACTTAGCATCAGAACCAAAGGATTGGGTACTCGAATCATTTCACATTGCCGAAGAGTTATATGACATTGGTAATGGCGAATTCAAATACCACTATGTTTATGAACAGATGCCTGTTGTCAAAGAGCGTCTGCTTCAAGGTGGCATTAGATTAGCTGGTTTATTAAATAAAATTTTTGATAAATCTGCAGAAGTTCAAGTTAATGCAATTGGTTACCTTGAACAAAATAATAAGTAATAAAATACAAAACTAACTTTCAAACTTAGTTACACGGGAAACTACTAATGAAAACGCAACTACGCAAAAAAGTATTGCCTCTTGCAATTGCTGCATGTTTAGGCTCTACAGCTGCTTATGCTAACGATACTGCATCATCTGTACGCGGTACAATCGTTGGTCCTAACGGCAACCCTGCTGCTGGTACTGAAATTACCATTATTCACGTACCTTCAGGTTCTGTTAAAAAAGCAACTGTAAATGAGTCAGGTCTTTTCAGTGCTAAAGGCCTACGTGTAGGTGGTCCTTACCAAATCATTGTTGATTCAAAAGAATTTGAAGACACTATGGTTGAAGATGTATACCTAACTCTTGGTAAAGAATACCCAGTAAGTGTTCAGCTTCAGTCTAAGTCAGATATGGAACAGATCGTAGTGACTGGTCGTCCTATCAGCTCTTTCTCTGGTGGTACAGGTCCTGCTGCAAACTTCAGCCTTCGTGACCTTGAAAACCAACCAGCGATTAACCGTGACCTAAAAGACATTGTTCAAGCGGATCCACGTATTTATATCGATGACAGCCGTGGTGACGGTGCGATTCAGTGTGGTGGTGGTAACCCACGTTTTAACAGCTTAACGCTTGATGGCGTTCGCATGAACGATAACTTTGGTCTTAACAGCAATGGTTACCCAACTGTTCGTGCACCGTTCTCATACGATGCAATCGACCAAGTAGCTGTAGAACTTGCGCCATTTGACGTAAACTACGGTGGCTTTACATCATGTAACTTCAATGCAGTAACTAAGTCAGGTACTAACGAAGTTCACGGTAAAGTTTTCTTCGATTACACTAACGATTCAATGCAAGGTGATTCAATCGAAGGTGAAGACATCGATACTGGTAACTACTCAGAAAAGCGTTATGGCTTCTCAGTTGGTGCACCAATCATTAAAGATGAACTTTTTGTATTCGTAGCTTATGAAGAATTGGAAGGTGCTGAGTTATTTGAATACCCTCGCCTTGGTACAAGCGACGATGACGATGTAACGCCATCAGATCTTGACCGTGTTCGTCAAATCGCACAAGACGTTTATGGCTATGACGCAGGTTCTACACCAGCAAGCATGCCAGTTGATGACCAGAAACTACTTGTAAAATTAGACTGGAACATCAATGATGATCACCGTGCAAGTGTTGTTTACAACTACAATGATGGTTTCCGTTTAAGCCAGTCTGATGATTGGGCTGTTACACTTGATAGCCACTTCTATGAGCGTGGTGTTGAGTTCCAATCAATCGTAGGTTCTGTATACTCAGATTGGACTGACAACTTCTCAACTGAAATGCGCATTGGTAAATCTGATGTAGATATGCGTCAGCGTTCTCTAGATGCAGCTAGCGGTTTTGGTGAAGTTCAAATTCGTAACGGTGGCCAAACAATTTTCTTAGGCCCAGATGATTCTCGTCAATCAAATGACCTAGATTACGACACAACAACGTTCAAACTAGCTGGTACATACTACCTAGACGAACACGTAATCACAGGTGGTTACGAGTATGAAAATGTTAACGTATTTAACTTATTCATGCAGCACACGCAAGGTGAATTCCGTTTCGATTCAATTGATGACTTTGAAGCTGGCCTAGCGGCACGTGTTTACTACAACAACTCAGCAGGTACAAACAACCCGAATGATGCAGCTGCAGAATTTGGTTTTGCACAGCATACTTTCTACCTACAAGACGAGTATAACTTCTTAGATTATGATCTAAGTGTTACTTTCGGTCTTCGTTATGACATGTACACAAGTAGCGACAAGCCTCGCGAAAACGCGTTATTCACTGAGCTATATGGCTTCAATAACACGAAGAACATGGATGACATTGACTTACTACAACCACGTTTTGGCTTCAACTGGCAAGCAGCTGATAATATTGAAGTACGTGGTGGTATCGGTCTTTACTCTGGTGGTAACCCGAACGTTTGGGTATCTAACTCATACTCTAATGACGGTGTTGTAAACATCGCAACACAAGAGCGTGGCGTTGACCTATTCAATACACCGATGGTTAACGGTGGTGCACCAATCTTTGAAGTGCCTCAAAACCAATATGATCAAGTTGCTAATTCAACAGGTGGTTCAGGCTCTGTAAACGCAATTGACCACAACTTTGAAATTCCTTCTGAGTGGAAATTCGCACTTGGTGGTACTTACTTCACTGAAGATAACTACATCATCACTGCTGACTTACTTCACACTCAGAAGCAAGACAGTGCAATTATTCGTGATTTAGCACTTACTAAGACTGGCGAAACTACATTTGATGGTCGTCCAATTTACACAAGCACACCGCTTACGGATAGCGAAGGTAATACAGTTCGTCGCTTTAACGAATACTTACTTACTAACGTAGATGGCGATGACGGTGAATCAACAGTACTATCTTTCGCACTTTCGAAAGAGTATGACAATGGTCTAGACTTCACTGTTTCATATGCTTACACGCAATCTGAAGATGTTAACCCAATGACATCATCAGTAGCGGGTTCTAACTTCGGTAACTTAGCAGTAACGGATCCGAATGATCCAAGCCTTGCTACATCAAACTATGAAGTACCTCACCGTTTCACATTCAAGTTAGGTTACAAGCATGAGTTCTTTGATGGTTACCTAACGCGCTTCAACCTATTCGGTCAAGCAAGTGAAGGTCGTCCATACAGCTACACGTACAACCGTAGCGACCGTGAGTTCGGCGATAATAACTGGAATGGTTCACGTCAGTTAATGTATATCCCGTTAGAAAACGATCCTAACGTTGTATACGACATGAGCGCTGAAGAAATTGCTGATATGAACGCATGGATCGAAAAAGAAGGTCTTACGCGTGGTGCAACTGTTGGTCGTAACGACTTCAATGCAGACTGGTACGTTAAATTTGACGTTAAGATTTCACAAGAAATCCCAGGCTTCATGGACGGTCACAAAGGTAATGTATTCTTCACGATTAAGAACGTAGGCAACTTACTTAACGATGACTGGGGTGTACTTAAAGAAGGTGCATTCGTAGGTAACCGTATGGTTGACATGTCTTACGACAGCGATAATGACCAGTACATCTATGAAGGCTTCAGCAAAAATGCTGCACAGCAAGATGTTCAGAACTCTGGTTCACTATGGCAAATGCGTGTAGGTGTTAACTACCGTTTCTAATCTAAATATTTAGATAACCCTTGATAGTTAAAGCCTCGCACATGCGAGGCTTTTTTTCTTTATTAAACCATTTGCTCACTTGAAGCCAAGATAAACGTTTTTTAGCCGTTACTTTTACCGATTACTTCTTTAAATTTTTAAAGCGAATATAGCTAACTTCAAAAATTACTTGCGATCTAATTTATCGAGAATACGAAATAACGTTTCTTTGTCGTTATGATTTAACACTTCAAATAATGCATTCTGCCAACTGTTAGCATCTTCTGATAACTCTTGATACAAGGTTTGGCCTTTATCAGACAATCCCAGCACGGTGGCACGTTTGTCCTCTGCTGATTGTTTACCATACACAATGTCTCTTTCTAAAAGTTGTTTTACTGCTCTTGAAGCCGTCGATTTATCAAGCCCTGCTCGTTCACAAATTGTTTTCGCCGTTAGGTGTCGTTCAGCAGCTAAATGAGCAATAACACGCCATTGTGGAATTGTGAGCTGATATTTATCTGCATATACGCCTGCAAATCTGGCGCTCAATTGTTCACTTAGGGTTGCTAAGCGATAAGGGAGGAAAGCATTCAGTTCAATCATGGTTTAAACACATTTTTAGTTGTAAGTTTGCCGATAACTAGATTTGTTTTCAACTTAATTATAATTCAATAACTTACATTAGTTTACAAAGTAAATTCAGCTCGTCTGGCTTTACTTTTTTGGTTGCAATAGTATGCGCGTTCTTAAACTCACATAAAAGGAATAATCATGATTAGAGTTTTATTAACAAGTGTGCTTGTGATTTTTTTAAGCGGTTGTGTTAGTGCTATCAACATCGACCAACAAACACCTAAAGCGAACTATGTTGAAACTGAAAAAGTACTGATTTCTATTATTGATCAACGTAAAAAAGTTAAAGAAGGAAAAGATAAAACCTTTATTGGTGTTGCTCATTCTACCTTTGGTATTCCCGTCGATTGGCATGTAAAACACTTACTTGCTACAGAAAAAGAAGACAAAAATCGTAATCTGGGCCAATGGCTAACGCATCGAATCGTTGCCGGTTTAAATAATAAAGGTTGGCAAGCTGAAGCGGTTGAACTTGAGCCAAGCGCAACAGAAGCGGAAATTAAAAATGCATTAAATGCAGCTGGTGCAACAACCTTAATTCAACTCACCCTTGATGAATGGTATTTCAGCATCAATTTAAATTGGGTAAGTGCGTTTAATTTTGATACTGATACGGTTGTTGATATTTATCACTTAACTGACGGGAATGTACTTTCAAAACGATTTAAAGAGCGTGATGTTATTGAAGAATCCGCTTCTGAATCACCACAAAATAATGTGTTAAAGGCGTATCGAGAACAGTTGCAACAGATTTTTAATGATGTGGAAGTGAAGCGTGCACTAACAAAATCATAGTATAAATAATTCTTCAAAATTAAAAAAAGCGAGAATGTTCTCGCTTTTTTTGTTGTGAATCGCACTTGCATTTACTCTCACGTGAGACTATATTGATTAAAAATCACAACAGGAGTGAGCAATGAATTTCCCAGAGTTTGATTATTTAACTGGTTTTGGCAACGAGTTTGAAAGCGAAGCCCTTGAGGGTGCCTTACCAATTGGCCAATTTTCACCACAAAAAGTTAAATACGATTTGTATGCAGAGCAGTACAACACAACAGCCTTCACAGCGCCACGTGCTGATAACCGCCGAAACTGGTTTTACCGTATCCGCCCTTCTGTTGTGCAAGGTGATTATCACGCATTAGACAATGGGCTACTCAGAACAGCACCTATTACCGAAGTACCAACCCCACCAACCATGTTGCGCTGGAACCCGATTGCTATTCCAAGTGAAAAAACTGACTTTATTGACGGCTTAATCACCATGGCAGCAAATGGTAGTGCTAATGGCCAAACGGGTATTGGCATTCACGTTTATGTAGCAAATACTTCTATGGATGGGCGTTATTTTTATAATGCCGATGGTGAATTACTTTTTGTACCCCAGCAAGGTGCACTTGTACTTCATACGGAATGCGGAAAGCTTGCAATCAAACCAGGTGAAATTGCGGTTATTCCTCGTGGCATTAAGTTTTCCGTTGAATTACTAGATGACGCTGCTCGCGGTTATATATGTGAAAACTATGGTCATCCTTATATTTTGCCTGAGCGTGGTCCTGTAGGCGCTAATGGTTATACCAATGAGCGTGATTTTCAATATCCGGTCGCCGCATTCGAAGATAAAGAAGGTGACTTTGAACTTGTTGCAAAATTCAATGGTAACTTGTTCCGTTGTGATATTGGTCATTCTCCGCTTGATGTCGTTGCTTGGACAGGTAATAGCGCACCATACAAATATGATTTATCGCGCTTTAATGTCATGAATACAGTGAGTTTTGACCACCCAGACCCATCTATTTTCACTGTTCTAACATCGCCTTCAGGTACTGCAGGTGTCGCAAATGTGGATTTTGTTATCTTCCCGCCACGCTGGATGGTTGCAGAAAACACCTTTAGACCCCCCTACTACCATCGTAATATTATGAGTGAGTTTATGGGCTTAATTGAAGGTGTTTATGATGCAAAAGAGCACGGATTTGTGCCAGGCGGTATGAGTTTACACAATTGTATGTCGCCACATGGCCCTGAGGCAGATGTATTTGAGAAAGCTTCAAATGCTGAACTTGAACCGCAACGTTATGAAAATACACTCGCATTTATGTTTGAATCACGTTACGTTATTTCTCCAACTAAATATGCGCTTGAAGGTGAAGAACGCCAGCAAAATTATTTAGATTGTTGGAAAGGCATTAAAAAATACTTCAATCAATAATTGCTGGTTTGATTTTATAAATTGGTATTAAAAGAACGGGAAGCCGTTCTTTTTTATGCGTGCTTAAAGGAATTAATATTATGAAACTTTATACTTATTTTCGTTCATCTGCGGCATATCGTGTACGCATTGCGTTAAATTTAAAGAGCATTAACCATGAGATGGTGCCTGTAAACTTGTTGAAAAGTGAGCAGCAAAGTGCTGATTATTTAACAGTAAACCCGCAAGGTCTGTTACCTGCACTCGAGACTGAACATGGCAAACTAGGACAATCTTTAGCTATTTTGGAGTACCTCGATGAGCTTTATCCAGAGATGCCTTTATTGCCAAGCGATCCATGGCAAAAAGCGCAAGTGCGCAGTTTTGCTTATGCTATTGCCTGTGATATTCACCCTATTGATAACCTGCGTGTTTTAAAATACTTATCAGGTGAATTAAATGTCACGGACGAGCAAAAAACAGATTGGTATTTACACTGGATCCGTATCGGTTTTGAAAAGCTAGAATCGCAAATAGGTGATACAGATTTTTGTTGTGGTGATAAACCTAGCCTAGCTGACATATGTTTAATACCTCAAGTTTTTAATGCATTAAGGTTCAAACTCGACATGAGTGCGTTTCCAAAAATAAATGCAATCTATACCCGTTGTAATCAAATTAAAGCATTTAGTGACGCTGCACCAGAAAACCAACTAGATGCTAATTAGTTGTTTACTTTGGGGCTGATTGTTCGCCAATTACTCACATCATCATTAATAAAGCCTGCCTGACGGTAGGCTTTTTCAATTAACCCTCTCTGTCGCAAGATTTTTAATCCTCGCTGCAGGGCTTCAAATGTTTCTTTTCCTAACGGGTGATTTTTAGATACAACAAAATGCCTGCTGTCCTCTAATGCGACTTTAACATTAGGGATCGCGACTATCTTGTAATCTGGACCAATGTACGAAAAGTTTTTTTGTTTTTTAAATGGCGCTAACATGCCATCGACCCAGCCGCGACTGACCATTTTTGCCATCACTATCCAATCGGATTCATGTATTAACTTTTTAGGCATTAGTGCCTGCAAGGTGATCCAGTCAACATGCCAATCTTTACTTGATACCATTGACA encodes the following:
- a CDS encoding S1/P1 nuclease; the protein is MIKQISSLFIVALTLTTFNVTAWSQNGHRIIGKIAENHLTIETRRAIYPLLQGDKLAEVTTWADEMRSNPADFWKYDSRKWHYINISSADEFKPAKYRITHNKGEVTDIYSGILKSIAVLESPNTSLEKKQFYFRFLTHLVGDIHQPMHAGRSEDWGGNKIKVTFFGKETNLHSLWDKGLVESENLSYTEFVEFIDTKDPRIISRYLASEPKDWVLESFHIAEELYDIGNGEFKYHYVYEQMPVVKERLLQGGIRLAGLLNKIFDKSAEVQVNAIGYLEQNNK
- a CDS encoding TonB-dependent receptor, translated to MKTQLRKKVLPLAIAACLGSTAAYANDTASSVRGTIVGPNGNPAAGTEITIIHVPSGSVKKATVNESGLFSAKGLRVGGPYQIIVDSKEFEDTMVEDVYLTLGKEYPVSVQLQSKSDMEQIVVTGRPISSFSGGTGPAANFSLRDLENQPAINRDLKDIVQADPRIYIDDSRGDGAIQCGGGNPRFNSLTLDGVRMNDNFGLNSNGYPTVRAPFSYDAIDQVAVELAPFDVNYGGFTSCNFNAVTKSGTNEVHGKVFFDYTNDSMQGDSIEGEDIDTGNYSEKRYGFSVGAPIIKDELFVFVAYEELEGAELFEYPRLGTSDDDDVTPSDLDRVRQIAQDVYGYDAGSTPASMPVDDQKLLVKLDWNINDDHRASVVYNYNDGFRLSQSDDWAVTLDSHFYERGVEFQSIVGSVYSDWTDNFSTEMRIGKSDVDMRQRSLDAASGFGEVQIRNGGQTIFLGPDDSRQSNDLDYDTTTFKLAGTYYLDEHVITGGYEYENVNVFNLFMQHTQGEFRFDSIDDFEAGLAARVYYNNSAGTNNPNDAAAEFGFAQHTFYLQDEYNFLDYDLSVTFGLRYDMYTSSDKPRENALFTELYGFNNTKNMDDIDLLQPRFGFNWQAADNIEVRGGIGLYSGGNPNVWVSNSYSNDGVVNIATQERGVDLFNTPMVNGGAPIFEVPQNQYDQVANSTGGSGSVNAIDHNFEIPSEWKFALGGTYFTEDNYIITADLLHTQKQDSAIIRDLALTKTGETTFDGRPIYTSTPLTDSEGNTVRRFNEYLLTNVDGDDGESTVLSFALSKEYDNGLDFTVSYAYTQSEDVNPMTSSVAGSNFGNLAVTDPNDPSLATSNYEVPHRFTFKLGYKHEFFDGYLTRFNLFGQASEGRPYSYTYNRSDREFGDNNWNGSRQLMYIPLENDPNVVYDMSAEEIADMNAWIEKEGLTRGATVGRNDFNADWYVKFDVKISQEIPGFMDGHKGNVFFTIKNVGNLLNDDWGVLKEGAFVGNRMVDMSYDSDNDQYIYEGFSKNAAQQDVQNSGSLWQMRVGVNYRF
- a CDS encoding MarR family winged helix-turn-helix transcriptional regulator; this translates as MIELNAFLPYRLATLSEQLSARFAGVYADKYQLTIPQWRVIAHLAAERHLTAKTICERAGLDKSTASRAVKQLLERDIVYGKQSAEDKRATVLGLSDKGQTLYQELSEDANSWQNALFEVLNHNDKETLFRILDKLDRK
- the hmgA gene encoding homogentisate 1,2-dioxygenase; this translates as MNFPEFDYLTGFGNEFESEALEGALPIGQFSPQKVKYDLYAEQYNTTAFTAPRADNRRNWFYRIRPSVVQGDYHALDNGLLRTAPITEVPTPPTMLRWNPIAIPSEKTDFIDGLITMAANGSANGQTGIGIHVYVANTSMDGRYFYNADGELLFVPQQGALVLHTECGKLAIKPGEIAVIPRGIKFSVELLDDAARGYICENYGHPYILPERGPVGANGYTNERDFQYPVAAFEDKEGDFELVAKFNGNLFRCDIGHSPLDVVAWTGNSAPYKYDLSRFNVMNTVSFDHPDPSIFTVLTSPSGTAGVANVDFVIFPPRWMVAENTFRPPYYHRNIMSEFMGLIEGVYDAKEHGFVPGGMSLHNCMSPHGPEADVFEKASNAELEPQRYENTLAFMFESRYVISPTKYALEGEERQQNYLDCWKGIKKYFNQ
- the maiA gene encoding maleylacetoacetate isomerase, coding for MKLYTYFRSSAAYRVRIALNLKSINHEMVPVNLLKSEQQSADYLTVNPQGLLPALETEHGKLGQSLAILEYLDELYPEMPLLPSDPWQKAQVRSFAYAIACDIHPIDNLRVLKYLSGELNVTDEQKTDWYLHWIRIGFEKLESQIGDTDFCCGDKPSLADICLIPQVFNALRFKLDMSAFPKINAIYTRCNQIKAFSDAAPENQLDAN